A genome region from Corvus hawaiiensis isolate bCorHaw1 chromosome 4, bCorHaw1.pri.cur, whole genome shotgun sequence includes the following:
- the LOC125325288 gene encoding solute carrier family 23 member 1-like isoform X1: MTPSSDKDLNGLDNPSFVDEDGSHCCSSSACAAWGPEEGGGTGPSGIKLGYTVIDVPPWYLCILLGIQHFLTAMGGLVAVPLILSEGLCLQHDLLTQSHLISTIFFVSGICTLLQVLFGVRLPIIQGGTFTFLAPTLAMLSLPTWKCPAWTQNATLVNASSPEFVQVWQTRMREVQGTIIVASCFQIFVGFSGLIGFLMRFIGPLTIAPTITLVALPLFESAGDMAGQHWGVAFMTIFFIVLFSQYLKNVAVPLPSYQRGKKFHFSPIYLFQIFPVLLGLSLSWLLCYALTVTSVLPAAPTAYGHQARTDTRGDVLSQAPWFRLPYPGQWGTPTVSLAGIFGILAGVISSMLESVGDYYACARLCGAPPPPKHAISRGIGVEGIGCLLAGAWGTGSGTTSYSENVGALGITKVGSRMVIIAGACAMLLSGVFGKIGAILASIPIPVIGGMFLVMFGVITAVGISNLQYTDMNSSRNIFIFGFSVFAGLTIPNWASKNSTLLETGIIQLDQVILVLLTTGMFVGGLLGFILDNTIPGTQEERGLLAWKQSHEGGMESSQLVSKVYDLPFGIGTKYCNVSWFRYLPACPKRLSPDKRMDELKAVGQKNSVKASLERNSEIGADTRI, encoded by the exons ATGACCCCCTCCTCAGACAAAGATCTCAACGGGCTAGATAACCCCAGCTTTGTG GATGAAGATGGGAGCCACTGCTGTTCCTCATCAGCTTGTGCTGCCTGGGGCCCAGAGGAAGGTGGGGGCACTGGCCCCAGTGGGATCAAGCTTGGCTACACTGTCATAGATGTGCCTCCCTGGTATCTGTGCATCCTGCTGGGCATTCAG CACTTCTTGACAGCCATGGGAGGTCTTGTAGCCGTCCCGCTGATCCTGTCCGAAGGGCTTTGCCTCCAGCATGATCTACTGACCCAGAGCCACCTGATCAGCACCATCTTCTTTGTCTCAGGAATTTGCACCCTGCTGCAAGTCCTCTTTGGAGTCAG GCTGCCTATTATTCAAGGAGGGACTTTCACATTCCTGGCCCCCACCTTGGCAATGCTGTCTCTTCCCACTTGGAAGTGTCCTGCCTGGACACAGAATGCCACCCTGGTCAATGCCTCTTCACCAGAATTTGTCCAAGTCTGGCAGACACGGATGCGAGAG GTGCAAGGAACTATCATTGTAGCTTCCTGCTTTCAAATCTTCGTTGGATTTTCTGGCCTGATTGGATTTCTGATGAGGTTCATCGGCCCCCTGACGATTGCCCCCACCATCACCTTGGTTGCACTACCTCTGTTTGAGTCAGCTGGGGATAtggctgggcagcactggggtgTAGCATTCAT GACTATTTTTTTCATAGTTCTGTTCTCTCAGTACCTGAAAAATGTCGCTGTGCCACTGCCATCTTACCAGAGAGGCAAGAAGTTCCACTTCTCTCCAATCTACCTCTTCCAGATCTTCCCG gtgctgctggggctctCCCTGAGCTGGCTGCTCTGCTACGCGCTGACAGTGACCAGCGTCCTCCCTGCGGCCCCCACTGCCTACGGCCACCAGGCCCGGACAGACACCCGTGGGGACGTTCTGTCACAGGCTCCCTGGTTTCGGCTGCCTTACCCAG GCCAGTGGGGAACGCCAACGGTGAGCCTGGCCGGGATCTTTGGCATCTTAGCCGGGGTGATTTCCTCCATGCTGGAGTCCGTGGGAGATTACTACGCCTGTGCCCGCCTGTGcggggccccgccgccgccgaaGCACGCCATCAGCCGCGGGATCGGGGTGGAGGGCATCGGCTGCCTCCTGGCTGGGGCCTGGGGCACGGGCAGCGGCACCACATCCTACAGCGAGAACGTGGGGGCCCTGGGCATCACCAAG GTAGGGAGTCGAATGGTGATCATTGCTGGTGCCTGTGCCATGCTCCTGAGCGGCGTCTTTGGGAAAATTGGGGCAATACTTGCCAGCATTCCTATCCCTGTGATTGGAGGCATGTTCCTTGTGATGTTCGGAGTTATCACGGCAGTGGGGATTTCCAATTTACAG TACACAGATATGAACTCCTCAAGAAACATCTTTATCTTTggattttctgtatttgctgGCCTCACAATTCCCAACTGGGCAAGCAAAAATAGCACGCTGCTGGAAACAG GAATCATCCAGCTTGACCAAGTGATCCTGGTGCTTCTCACCACTGGCATGTTTGTAGGTGGACTTCTGGGCTTTATCCTGGATAACACCATTCCAG GAACACAGGAGGAGCGGGGGCTCCTGGCGTGGAAGCAAAGCCAcgagggagggatggagagctCTCAGCTTGTTTCCAAGGTCTATGATCTTCCCTTCGGCATAGGCACCAAATACTGCAACGTCTCTTGGTTTCGCTATCTCCCTGCTTGCCCCAAAAGACTTTCTCCTGACAAGAGAATGGATGAACTGAAGGCTGTTGGACAGAAAAACAGTGTTAAAGCAAGCTTAGAAAGAAACTCTGAGATTGGTGCTGATACAAGGATATAA
- the LOC125325288 gene encoding solute carrier family 23 member 1-like isoform X2, giving the protein MTPSSDKDLNGLDNPSFVDEDGSHCCSSSACAAWGPEEGGGTGPSGIKLGYTVIDVPPWYLCILLGIQHFLTAMGGLVAVPLILSEGLCLQHDLLTQSHLISTIFFVSGICTLLQVLFGVRLPIIQGGTFTFLAPTLAMLSLPTWKCPAWTQNATLVNASSPEFVQVWQTRMREVQGTIIVASCFQIFVGFSGLIGFLMRFIGPLTIAPTITLVALPLFESAGDMAGQHWGVAFMTIFFIVLFSQYLKNVAVPLPSYQRGKKFHFSPIYLFQIFPWGTPTVSLAGIFGILAGVISSMLESVGDYYACARLCGAPPPPKHAISRGIGVEGIGCLLAGAWGTGSGTTSYSENVGALGITKVGSRMVIIAGACAMLLSGVFGKIGAILASIPIPVIGGMFLVMFGVITAVGISNLQYTDMNSSRNIFIFGFSVFAGLTIPNWASKNSTLLETGIIQLDQVILVLLTTGMFVGGLLGFILDNTIPGTQEERGLLAWKQSHEGGMESSQLVSKVYDLPFGIGTKYCNVSWFRYLPACPKRLSPDKRMDELKAVGQKNSVKASLERNSEIGADTRI; this is encoded by the exons ATGACCCCCTCCTCAGACAAAGATCTCAACGGGCTAGATAACCCCAGCTTTGTG GATGAAGATGGGAGCCACTGCTGTTCCTCATCAGCTTGTGCTGCCTGGGGCCCAGAGGAAGGTGGGGGCACTGGCCCCAGTGGGATCAAGCTTGGCTACACTGTCATAGATGTGCCTCCCTGGTATCTGTGCATCCTGCTGGGCATTCAG CACTTCTTGACAGCCATGGGAGGTCTTGTAGCCGTCCCGCTGATCCTGTCCGAAGGGCTTTGCCTCCAGCATGATCTACTGACCCAGAGCCACCTGATCAGCACCATCTTCTTTGTCTCAGGAATTTGCACCCTGCTGCAAGTCCTCTTTGGAGTCAG GCTGCCTATTATTCAAGGAGGGACTTTCACATTCCTGGCCCCCACCTTGGCAATGCTGTCTCTTCCCACTTGGAAGTGTCCTGCCTGGACACAGAATGCCACCCTGGTCAATGCCTCTTCACCAGAATTTGTCCAAGTCTGGCAGACACGGATGCGAGAG GTGCAAGGAACTATCATTGTAGCTTCCTGCTTTCAAATCTTCGTTGGATTTTCTGGCCTGATTGGATTTCTGATGAGGTTCATCGGCCCCCTGACGATTGCCCCCACCATCACCTTGGTTGCACTACCTCTGTTTGAGTCAGCTGGGGATAtggctgggcagcactggggtgTAGCATTCAT GACTATTTTTTTCATAGTTCTGTTCTCTCAGTACCTGAAAAATGTCGCTGTGCCACTGCCATCTTACCAGAGAGGCAAGAAGTTCCACTTCTCTCCAATCTACCTCTTCCAGATCTTCCCG TGGGGAACGCCAACGGTGAGCCTGGCCGGGATCTTTGGCATCTTAGCCGGGGTGATTTCCTCCATGCTGGAGTCCGTGGGAGATTACTACGCCTGTGCCCGCCTGTGcggggccccgccgccgccgaaGCACGCCATCAGCCGCGGGATCGGGGTGGAGGGCATCGGCTGCCTCCTGGCTGGGGCCTGGGGCACGGGCAGCGGCACCACATCCTACAGCGAGAACGTGGGGGCCCTGGGCATCACCAAG GTAGGGAGTCGAATGGTGATCATTGCTGGTGCCTGTGCCATGCTCCTGAGCGGCGTCTTTGGGAAAATTGGGGCAATACTTGCCAGCATTCCTATCCCTGTGATTGGAGGCATGTTCCTTGTGATGTTCGGAGTTATCACGGCAGTGGGGATTTCCAATTTACAG TACACAGATATGAACTCCTCAAGAAACATCTTTATCTTTggattttctgtatttgctgGCCTCACAATTCCCAACTGGGCAAGCAAAAATAGCACGCTGCTGGAAACAG GAATCATCCAGCTTGACCAAGTGATCCTGGTGCTTCTCACCACTGGCATGTTTGTAGGTGGACTTCTGGGCTTTATCCTGGATAACACCATTCCAG GAACACAGGAGGAGCGGGGGCTCCTGGCGTGGAAGCAAAGCCAcgagggagggatggagagctCTCAGCTTGTTTCCAAGGTCTATGATCTTCCCTTCGGCATAGGCACCAAATACTGCAACGTCTCTTGGTTTCGCTATCTCCCTGCTTGCCCCAAAAGACTTTCTCCTGACAAGAGAATGGATGAACTGAAGGCTGTTGGACAGAAAAACAGTGTTAAAGCAAGCTTAGAAAGAAACTCTGAGATTGGTGCTGATACAAGGATATAA